A portion of the Lolium rigidum isolate FL_2022 chromosome 1, APGP_CSIRO_Lrig_0.1, whole genome shotgun sequence genome contains these proteins:
- the LOC124677589 gene encoding receptor protein kinase-like protein ZAR1: MAVVRVAAAAAVAVLAFLAASAAALNTDGLALLALKFAVTDDPGNGLATWRDADPDACGWTGVTCADGSGGRVAAVELANLSLAGYLPSELSLLSELATLSLPSNRLSGQIPVAISALQKLTTLDLAHNLLSGQVPAGIGRLAALARLDLSSNQLNGTLPPAIAGLPRLSGVLNLSYNHFTGGIPPDFGAIPVAVSLDLRGNDLAGEIPQVGSLVNQGPTAFDDNPGLCGFPLKVECAGARDEPRIPQANPGMDPGAAAQVGRPPKRRSSPTVPILAAVVVAAIVAGLVLQWQCRRRCAAATSRDEEKESSSSAKEKNTTLTLASTDERRGGGEEGELFVAVDDGFGMELEELLRASAYVVGKSRGGIVYRVVPVRGTAVAVRRLSEPDDADCAESGWRRRRAFEAEAAAIGRACHPNVARLRAYYYAPDEKLLIYDYLGNGSLHSALHGGPTASPTPLPWSVRLSVVQGAARGLAYLHECSPRRYVHGCIKSSKILLDDELRAHVSGFGLARLVAGAHKTAHSKKLGTAACALRSGALSALSYVAPELRAPGGAAAAATQKGDVFAFGVVLLEAVTGRQPTEGEGGLELEAWVRRAFKEERPLSEVVDPTLLGEVHAKKQVLAVFHVALGCTEPDPELRPRMRAVAESLDRIN; encoded by the exons ATGGCGGTtgtgcgggtggcggcggcggcggcggtagcaGTACTGGCGTTCCTGGCCGCGTCGGCGGCCGCGCTGAACACGGACGGCCTGGCGCTCCTGGCGCTCAAGTTCGCGGTGACCGACGACCCGGGCAACGGGCTCGCCACCTGGAGGGACGCCGACCCCGACGCCTGCGGCTGGACCGGCGTCACCtgcgccgacggcagcggcggccggGTCGCCGCCGTGGAGCTCGCCAACCTCTCGCTCGCGGGCTACCTGCCCTCCGAGCTCTCGCTGCTCTCCGAGCTCGCCACGCTCTCGCTCCCCTCCAACCGCCTCTCCGGCCAGATCCCGGTCGCCATCTCCGCGCTGCAGAAGCTCACCACCCTCGACCTGGCGCACAACCTCCTGTCCGGCCAGGTCCCCGCCGGGATCGGGCggctcgccgccctcgcccgcctcGACCTCTCCTCCAACCAGCTCAACGGCACGCTGCCGCCCGCGATCGCGGGCCTCCCGCGCCTCTCCGGCGTCCTCAACCTCAGCTACAACCACTTCACCGGCGGGATCCCGCCGGACTTCGGCGCCATTCCCGTCGCCGTCAGCCTCGACCTCCGCGGGAACGACCTCGCCGGCGAGATACCGCAGGTCGGCTCCCTCGTCAACCAGGGCCCCACCGCCTTCGACGACAACCCGGGCCTCTGCGGCTTCCCGCTCAAGGTCGAGTGCGCCGGAGCACGGGACGAGCCAAGAATCCCGCAGGCGAACCCCGGCATGGACCCGggcgcggcggcgcaggtggGGCGGCCTCCGAAGCGCCGCTCGTCTCCAACAGTGCCCAttctcgccgccgtcgtcgtggcgGCCATAGTCGCCGGGCTCGTGCTGCAGTGGCAGTGCCGGCGGCGGTGCGCCGCCGCGACGAGCAGGGACGAGGAGAAGGAGTCCTCGTCGTCCGCCAAGGAGAAGAACACAACTTTGACGCTCGCCAGCACCGacgagcggcgcggcggcggggaggagggCGAGCTGTTCGTCGCGGTGGACGACGGCTTCGGGATGGAGCTGGAGGAGCTGCTCCGCGCGTCCGCCTACGTCGTGGGGAAGAGCCGCGGCGGCATCGTCTACCGGGTCGTCCCCGTCCGCGGCACCGCCGTCGCCGTACGCCGCCTCAGCGAGCCCGACGACGCCGACTGCGCCGAGTCcggctggcgccgccgccgcgcgttcgAGGCCGAGGCCGCCGCCATCGGCCGCGCCTGCCACCCCAACGTCGCCCGCCTCCGCGCATACTACTACGCGCCGGACGAGAAGCTGCTCATCTACGACTACCTCGGGAACGGCTCGCTCCACTCCGCCCTCCACG GTGGGCCGACGGCTTCGCCGACGCCATTGCCGTGGTCCGTGAGGCTGTCCGTCGTGCAGGGCGCGGCGAGAGGGCTGGCATACCTGCACGAGTGCAGCCCTCGCCGGTACGTGCACGGCTGCATCAAGTCCTCCAAGATCCTGCTCGACGACGAGCTCCGCGCGCACGTCTCCGGCTTCGGCCTGGCCCGTCTCGTCGCCGGCGCGCACAAGACCGCGCACTCGAAGAAGCTCGGCACCGCGGCGTGCGCGCTCCGCAGCGGCGCGCTGTCGGCGCTGTCGTACGTGGCGCCGGAGCTGCGCGCGCCGGGGGGCGCAGCCGCGGCGGCGACGCAGAAGGGGGACGTGTTCGCGTTCGGGGTGGTGCTGCTGGAGGCGGTGACGGGCCGGCAGCCGACGGAGGGGGAGGGCGGGCTGGAGCTGGAGGCGTGGGTGCGGCGCGCCTTCAAGGAGGAGCGGCCGCTGTCGGAGGTGGTCGACCCGACGCTGCTCGGCGAGGTGCACGCCAAGAAGCAGGTGCTCGCCGTCTTCCACGTCGCGCTCGGCTGCACCGAGCCGGACCCCGAGCTGCGCCCCCGCATGCGCGCCGTCGCCGAGAGCCTCGACCGGATCAACTAA
- the LOC124693216 gene encoding putative tRNA (cytidine(34)-2'-O)-methyltransferase produces MDLCLRLRALAHCRAKLGGIQAAAHGRGRCQRRRTASSSAFCSLAVASSGNGAAAGPVGSGVEVARSKRMLHVVLVSPMIPGNTGSIARTCAAAAVGLHLVGPLGYNIDDTKLKRAGLDYWPYVVVKVHDTWDEFRDYFMQQDGEKRLLAFTKRGTRIHSDFAYKPGDWLVFGSETKGLPDSALEDCSGEALGGGTIRIPMVETYVRCLNLSVSVGVALYEAARQLNYEQLQYQADLPEEAQGLFPAEDIYG; encoded by the exons ATGGACCTCTGCCTTCGGCTGCGAGCTCTCGCCCACTGCCGCGCCAAGCTCGGCGGAATCCAGGCCGCCGCGCACGGTAGAGGGCGTTGCCAACGGCGTCGCACGGCCTCCTCATCTGCCTTCTGCTCCC TCGCAGTTGCGTCCAGCGGAAATGGAGCGGCAGCTGGACCCGTTGGGAGCGGCGTGGAGGTCGCGCGCTCCAAGAGGATGCTCCATGTTGTGCTGGTTTCCCCTATG ATCCCAGGAAATACAGGATCAATTGCAAGGACTTGTGCAGCAGCGGCTGTTGGCCTCCATCTTGTCGGG CCTTTAGGTTATAACATAGATGACACAAAATTGAAGCGAGCTGGATTGGATTATTGGCC TTATGTTGTTGTGAAGGTTCATGACACTTGGGATGAGTTCCGAGATTATTTCATGCAGCAG GATGGAGAAAAAAGGTTGCTGGCATTTACCAAAAGAGGCACACGTATCCATTCA GATTTCGCATATAAGCCAGGGGACTGGCTAGTATTCGGCTCTGAAACAAAAGGGCTACCAGACTCCGCGCTGGAAGACTGCTCCGGAGAAGCCCTAGGTGGTGGAACCATCCGAATTCCGATGGTGGAAACCTACGTCCGGTGCCTGAATCTCTCGGTCAGCGTTGGAGTAGCGCTCTACGAAGCAGCCAGACAGCTGAACTACGAGCAGCTCCAGTACCAGGCTGATCTCCCGGAGGAAGCTCAAGGATTGTTCCCAGCAGAGGATATTTATGGATGA